The Nocardioides campestrisoli genome includes a window with the following:
- a CDS encoding NAD-dependent epimerase/dehydratase family protein, whose amino-acid sequence MTTLLVGRGLLGSAVARRLLADRVDLRTVEVPWADADAALEALHAVAAAVAAEAPDWRLVWCAGSGTVGAGAEHLAGEVELFRRFCADLTPAPGLMFLASSAGGAYGGSPDEAPYDEHSRAVAGSAYGAAKLAMEEIALGLRNAGTRVLVGRFSNLYGPGQNLEKPQGLISQICRAQARREALGVFVSFDTLRDYLYVDDAAAMVSAAMDRSAAEPAGTTRLKVFASGRSSTIGMVVHEANRAFRRPCRVVQRQAHDHGQGRDLRLRSAVWTDLDTLARTPLALGIRLTWEDVSTRRNHRDLAREAALR is encoded by the coding sequence GTGACCACGCTCCTGGTGGGGCGAGGACTGCTCGGGTCGGCCGTCGCTCGCCGCCTGCTCGCAGACCGGGTCGACCTCCGCACGGTGGAGGTGCCGTGGGCCGATGCGGACGCGGCCCTCGAGGCACTGCACGCCGTTGCCGCCGCCGTGGCGGCGGAGGCGCCGGACTGGCGCCTCGTGTGGTGTGCCGGCAGCGGGACCGTCGGCGCAGGTGCTGAGCACCTGGCGGGCGAGGTGGAGCTCTTCCGGCGCTTCTGTGCCGACCTGACCCCGGCTCCTGGCCTGATGTTCCTCGCGTCCTCGGCTGGCGGTGCGTACGGCGGCTCCCCGGACGAAGCGCCGTACGACGAGCACTCCCGAGCGGTGGCGGGGTCCGCCTACGGGGCGGCGAAGCTGGCGATGGAGGAGATCGCCCTGGGACTGCGCAACGCGGGCACCCGAGTGCTGGTCGGGCGCTTCTCGAACCTGTACGGCCCCGGGCAGAACCTCGAGAAGCCCCAAGGTCTCATCTCCCAGATCTGTCGCGCCCAGGCCCGTCGGGAGGCCTTGGGCGTCTTCGTCTCCTTCGACACGCTGCGCGACTACCTCTACGTGGACGATGCAGCCGCCATGGTCAGCGCCGCGATGGACCGCTCGGCCGCCGAGCCGGCGGGTACCACCCGGTTGAAGGTGTTCGCATCTGGTCGCAGCTCGACCATCGGGATGGTCGTGCACGAGGCCAACCGGGCGTTCCGGCGTCCGTGCCGCGTCGTCCAGCGGCAGGCCCACGACCACGGACAGGGGCGCGACCTGCGGCTCCGCTCCGCGGTGTGGACCGACCTGGACACGCTCGCGCGGACCCCCTTGGCCCTCGGCATCAGGCTGACCTGGGAGGACGTCTCCACGAGACGGAACCACCGGGACTTGGCTCGCGAAGCGGCCCTGCGATGA
- a CDS encoding glycosyltransferase family 2 protein: MTVDGRPLVSLVIPTYQSVGQLSTTLESALSQTYPRIEICVSDHASTDGTWQLLQSYRDRVALRRITAGGGAQRNWNAATEMASGELVKLLCADDLVTPDCVERQVAALEEHPSAALVSAKRRLIGRSGVVLLEQRGLGPLTGLQDGLTAVGTLVRSGSNLLGEPGTVLFRRAALVEAGAWSTHYPYLIDQHAYMRVLEGHDMVGVDEVLASFRVTRGQWSVRLASVQAAQARALHREYRDRHPGTVRRRDLACGDVRATTASAVRRMAYVAWRRHM, translated from the coding sequence ATGACCGTCGACGGGCGACCGCTGGTCTCCCTCGTCATCCCCACCTACCAGAGCGTCGGGCAACTCTCGACCACCCTGGAGTCGGCGCTCTCCCAGACCTATCCGCGGATCGAGATCTGCGTGAGCGACCACGCCTCGACGGACGGCACCTGGCAGCTCCTGCAGTCCTACCGCGATCGGGTGGCGCTGCGACGGATCACGGCTGGTGGCGGAGCCCAGCGGAACTGGAACGCGGCCACGGAGATGGCCTCCGGCGAGCTCGTCAAGCTCCTGTGCGCCGACGACCTCGTCACCCCCGACTGCGTCGAGCGACAGGTGGCGGCCCTGGAGGAGCACCCCAGCGCGGCGCTCGTCTCGGCCAAGCGCCGGCTGATCGGTCGGTCCGGCGTCGTGCTGCTGGAGCAGCGCGGGCTCGGGCCCCTCACCGGCCTCCAGGACGGTCTGACCGCCGTCGGGACCCTGGTGCGGTCCGGCTCCAACCTGCTCGGGGAGCCAGGCACCGTGCTGTTCAGACGCGCGGCTCTGGTCGAGGCGGGGGCCTGGAGCACTCACTACCCGTACCTGATCGATCAGCACGCCTACATGCGGGTGCTGGAGGGGCACGACATGGTGGGGGTCGACGAGGTGCTGGCCTCCTTCCGGGTGACGCGCGGTCAGTGGAGCGTGCGCCTGGCCTCGGTGCAGGCGGCCCAGGCGCGGGCGCTCCACCGTGAGTACCGCGACCGCCATCCCGGAACTGTGCGGAGACGGGACCTGGCGTGCGGTGACGTGCGCGCAACGACCGCGTCGGCGGTCCGCCGGATGGCTTACGTCGCGTGGCGCCGGCACATGTGA
- a CDS encoding sensor histidine kinase: MRARAERLQHAGLIEGGRAFVLLTIAVSVAWSRSTSGLGALFCLATLWVLASWLLRSPIPLWLLCLVEAVLVATIAAGFTFSAPGILAALAVPPFTHALLRGFRGVAEALGVQITTFALVVLASGPVLSSSQIADVFTWLVTGLGIGLVTSFFVGAAAQDEGTAAYREARVLIADLNELSSKLEGGLDPTSMGGAILEEVTQEIPAETVVLHVRRNGVLLPLVSRSSQEEPDPAEIDELAQAIWEDEKPRVLARDFGFPVYTSGSVIAVVTGRLAPDSSASPATVLGQLEKLADRLTPAALRLDTAQLFTAFRDAAMSDERRRLAREMHDGVAQDIASMGYVVDALLSTAPGPAEEKALLQLRRMITTVVAEVRRSVMTLRTQAGSSESLGAAIATLARHLSDVSGIPIKVTVDERTSRLRHEVEAELLRIAQEAMNNAVKHSRATLIDVHCRVQAPSAQIVVSDDGGGLQGGRRDSHGLSIMKERAALIGGVLEVRSSPARGTVVSVRVGAPLESSTIQPAFTDHRSAKVS; encoded by the coding sequence ATGCGTGCGAGAGCCGAGCGCCTCCAGCACGCCGGCCTCATCGAGGGTGGTCGGGCCTTCGTCCTGCTCACCATCGCCGTGTCGGTCGCTTGGAGCCGCAGCACCAGTGGGCTGGGAGCGCTCTTCTGCCTCGCGACGCTGTGGGTGCTCGCCAGCTGGCTGCTCCGCTCCCCGATCCCGCTGTGGCTCCTGTGCCTGGTCGAAGCAGTCCTGGTCGCCACCATCGCCGCCGGGTTCACCTTCAGCGCGCCGGGCATCCTCGCGGCCCTGGCCGTGCCCCCCTTCACGCACGCGCTGCTGCGCGGGTTCCGAGGGGTGGCTGAGGCGCTGGGCGTCCAGATCACCACGTTCGCGCTCGTCGTCCTCGCCTCGGGTCCCGTCCTCAGCTCGTCCCAGATCGCTGACGTCTTCACCTGGTTGGTCACCGGACTCGGGATCGGCCTGGTGACGAGCTTCTTCGTCGGAGCCGCCGCCCAGGACGAAGGGACCGCGGCGTACCGCGAGGCCCGGGTGCTGATCGCGGACCTGAACGAGCTTTCCTCCAAGCTCGAAGGAGGACTCGACCCCACGAGCATGGGCGGGGCCATCCTGGAAGAGGTCACCCAGGAGATCCCGGCGGAGACAGTGGTCCTGCACGTGCGCCGGAACGGCGTGCTCCTCCCCCTGGTGAGCCGGTCGTCCCAGGAGGAGCCCGACCCCGCGGAGATCGACGAGCTGGCGCAGGCGATCTGGGAGGACGAGAAGCCCCGGGTCCTGGCCCGGGACTTCGGCTTCCCGGTGTACACGTCCGGCTCGGTCATCGCGGTAGTGACCGGCCGGCTCGCACCCGACTCCAGCGCGAGCCCCGCCACGGTCCTGGGCCAGCTGGAGAAGCTCGCCGACCGGTTGACTCCGGCCGCTCTGCGCCTGGACACCGCGCAGCTGTTCACCGCTTTCCGGGACGCGGCGATGTCCGACGAGAGGCGTCGGCTGGCACGGGAGATGCACGACGGAGTCGCCCAGGACATCGCCTCGATGGGCTACGTGGTGGACGCGTTGCTCTCCACGGCCCCGGGACCCGCCGAGGAGAAGGCGCTGCTCCAGCTGCGCCGGATGATCACCACGGTGGTCGCCGAGGTACGCCGCTCGGTGATGACCTTGCGCACCCAGGCGGGCTCGAGCGAGAGCCTGGGCGCGGCGATCGCGACCCTGGCCCGGCACCTGAGCGACGTCTCCGGCATCCCGATCAAGGTGACGGTGGACGAACGGACCAGCCGCCTGCGGCACGAGGTGGAGGCCGAGCTCCTGCGGATCGCGCAGGAGGCGATGAACAACGCGGTCAAGCACTCCCGGGCCACGCTGATCGACGTGCACTGCCGGGTCCAGGCGCCGAGCGCGCAGATCGTGGTCAGCGACGACGGTGGCGGGCTGCAGGGCGGGCGTCGTGACTCGCACGGCCTCTCGATCATGAAGGAGCGGGCCGCCCTGATCGGCGGCGTGCTCGAGGTGCGTTCCAGTCCGGCCCGCGGCACTGTCGTCTCGGTCCGGGTCGGGGCGCCGCTGGAGAGCTCCACCATCCAACCCGCGTTCACCGACCACAGGAGTGCGAAGGTCTCATGA
- a CDS encoding response regulator transcription factor — MTSDVDDPTPTPVLLVDDHELIRAGLATAFSLDPSTEVIDQAGSVAQALQLFAQHRPKVVVTDLQLPDGTGLDIVRAVRKEAPETGLVVLTMHSGDEQIFAAMEAGASAFVGKDAPSTEVVKAAKHAAVSPRTFLCASLSAAMIRRMSGETSRLSDREQEVLVLLADGLGAGQIASRLYMSESTAKSHIARIYQKLGATNRAQALVTAMRSGLLSTMNPTGI, encoded by the coding sequence ATGACCAGCGACGTCGACGACCCCACCCCCACCCCGGTCCTGCTCGTGGACGACCACGAGCTCATCCGAGCCGGGCTGGCCACTGCCTTCTCGCTGGACCCGAGCACCGAGGTGATCGACCAGGCCGGGTCCGTGGCCCAGGCGCTGCAGCTCTTCGCGCAGCACCGCCCCAAGGTCGTGGTCACCGACCTGCAGCTGCCTGACGGCACAGGTCTGGACATCGTGCGGGCGGTGCGCAAGGAGGCTCCGGAGACCGGTCTGGTGGTGCTGACCATGCACTCGGGTGACGAGCAGATCTTCGCCGCCATGGAGGCCGGCGCCTCCGCCTTCGTCGGCAAGGACGCGCCGTCGACGGAGGTGGTCAAGGCGGCCAAGCACGCAGCCGTCTCCCCGAGGACCTTCCTGTGTGCCAGCCTCTCCGCCGCGATGATCCGGCGGATGAGCGGGGAGACCTCGCGACTGTCGGACCGCGAGCAGGAGGTCCTGGTCCTGCTCGCGGACGGCCTGGGGGCCGGGCAGATCGCCAGCCGGCTCTACATGAGCGAGTCCACGGCGAAGTCGCACATCGCCCGGATCTACCAGAAGCTGGGCGCCACCAACCGGGCGCAGGCGCTGGTCACGGCGATGCGCAGCGGGCTGCTGTCGACCATGAACCCCACGGGTATCTGA
- a CDS encoding Flp family type IVb pilin: MYLLMLLRPLLRARSERGASSVEYGLLVAGIAALMVAAVFLFGGSVLALFDDSCESLKTVILQAECTP; the protein is encoded by the coding sequence ATGTACCTGCTCATGCTCCTCCGCCCTCTCCTCCGTGCCCGCTCGGAGCGCGGCGCCTCCTCCGTCGAGTACGGCCTGCTGGTCGCTGGCATCGCGGCTCTCATGGTCGCCGCGGTCTTCCTCTTCGGCGGCTCTGTTCTGGCACTCTTCGACGACTCGTGCGAGAGCCTGAAGACCGTCATCCTCCAGGCGGAGTGCACCCCCTAA
- a CDS encoding M48 family metalloprotease, giving the protein MPSPSSSRLVAGCVLVVSGIAFDVLAWQLVPWQPVPGGVPDPVDPSTLFSAAEIDRAEAYSARARAWSWSSLALTLILLVGAALVPAVRRGVARLPGPWWCQTYLGVCLVLLAVRLLTLPFAVGAWRLRRENGLSTQDWSTWLIDLGRSEAVETGTVALVVLLVVAFARRWPVWWPALAATTLGALVAGASLIYPVVVEPLFNTFEPLPEGELRSAVTEVAAEQGVSIDDVVVADASRRTTTLNAWVSGLGGTRRVVLYDNLVDQVPQDQVMAVVAHELAHARHGDVLTGTALGVAGVGAGVGLLGLLWPARGRLRISDVRAVPALVVVLVLGMQLVAPAQNAISRRLELRADVEALASTGDPESFVELQRQLAVRSLSDPTPPVWSSWWWGSHPGVLVRVALAR; this is encoded by the coding sequence GTGCCCTCGCCGTCCTCCTCCCGCCTCGTCGCGGGGTGCGTCCTGGTCGTCTCCGGGATCGCGTTCGACGTCCTGGCCTGGCAGCTGGTCCCGTGGCAGCCGGTGCCGGGAGGGGTTCCTGACCCGGTCGATCCGAGCACTCTCTTCTCGGCCGCGGAGATCGACCGTGCCGAGGCGTACTCTGCTCGGGCCCGCGCCTGGAGCTGGAGCTCGCTCGCCCTCACGCTGATCCTCCTGGTGGGTGCCGCGTTGGTCCCCGCCGTACGTCGCGGCGTCGCTCGCCTGCCCGGGCCGTGGTGGTGCCAGACCTACCTGGGCGTGTGCCTGGTGCTGCTCGCGGTTCGGCTGCTGACCCTGCCCTTCGCGGTGGGTGCCTGGCGGTTGCGACGCGAGAACGGCCTCTCCACGCAGGACTGGTCGACGTGGCTGATCGACCTGGGCAGGTCCGAGGCGGTCGAGACGGGCACGGTCGCGCTCGTGGTCCTGCTGGTCGTCGCGTTCGCCCGCCGGTGGCCCGTGTGGTGGCCCGCGCTCGCGGCCACGACGCTCGGCGCTCTGGTGGCGGGTGCCTCGCTGATCTACCCCGTGGTCGTGGAGCCGCTCTTCAACACGTTCGAGCCGCTGCCGGAGGGCGAGCTGCGCTCGGCGGTCACGGAGGTCGCGGCGGAGCAGGGCGTCTCGATCGACGACGTCGTGGTGGCCGACGCCTCCCGGCGGACCACCACGCTGAACGCCTGGGTCTCGGGTCTGGGCGGCACCCGTCGCGTGGTCCTCTACGACAACCTCGTCGACCAGGTGCCCCAGGATCAGGTGATGGCGGTCGTGGCGCACGAGCTGGCGCACGCGCGGCACGGTGACGTCCTCACGGGGACGGCGCTGGGAGTGGCCGGGGTGGGTGCCGGCGTCGGGCTGCTCGGACTGCTGTGGCCGGCACGCGGCAGGCTGCGGATCAGCGACGTGCGGGCCGTGCCGGCGTTGGTCGTGGTGCTGGTGCTGGGCATGCAGCTGGTGGCGCCGGCGCAGAACGCGATCAGCCGCCGGCTCGAGCTGCGGGCGGACGTGGAGGCTCTGGCCTCGACCGGTGACCCGGAGAGCTTCGTGGAGCTGCAGCGCCAACTCGCGGTCAGGTCGCTGAGCGATCCGACGCCGCCGGTCTGGTCGTCGTGGTGGTGGGGCAGCCACCCAGGCGTGCTGGTGCGGGTCGCGCTGGCCCGGTAG
- a CDS encoding C40 family peptidase, translating into MSLDRKRLSRIGVALTAIAVTGFVAAPVQAEPDIDDVQAKVDRLYHEAEQAQESYHEANLKLEALTEDLSSLKADEKRQDARLETVREQVQESIVRQYQGEGISTVGQVVVSEDPSAFLGQLSTMSAFNDLQSDLFDTFSTEAEALDIRREATRERHAEIQETTEELSERKDEVEAKLAEAKRLLGRLEAEERERLLASRSAGSTRLPASVPASGRAAIAVKTAMAQVGDAYVYGAAGPSAWDCSGLTMVAWGAAGVGLPHSSSAQFSSGTRVSQDDLQPGDLVFYYSPISHVGMYIGNGLIVHAANPGAGVKVDSVFSMPYVGAVRPG; encoded by the coding sequence GTGAGCCTCGACCGTAAGCGACTCAGCAGGATCGGCGTCGCCCTGACGGCGATCGCCGTGACCGGGTTCGTGGCCGCGCCGGTGCAGGCCGAGCCGGACATCGACGACGTCCAGGCCAAGGTCGACCGGCTCTACCACGAGGCGGAGCAGGCTCAGGAGAGCTACCACGAGGCCAACCTCAAGCTCGAGGCGCTGACGGAGGACCTGTCGTCGCTCAAGGCTGACGAGAAGCGCCAGGACGCACGCCTGGAGACCGTGCGCGAGCAGGTCCAGGAGTCGATCGTCCGGCAGTACCAGGGCGAGGGGATCTCGACCGTCGGCCAGGTCGTCGTCTCCGAGGACCCGAGTGCCTTCCTGGGCCAGCTCTCCACGATGTCGGCCTTCAACGACCTGCAGAGCGACCTGTTCGACACGTTCAGCACCGAGGCCGAGGCCCTGGACATCCGCCGGGAGGCCACCCGCGAACGTCACGCGGAGATCCAGGAGACCACCGAGGAGCTCTCCGAGCGCAAGGACGAGGTCGAGGCCAAGCTCGCCGAGGCCAAGCGCCTGCTGGGTCGGCTCGAGGCCGAGGAGCGCGAGCGTCTGCTGGCCTCCCGCAGCGCGGGCAGCACGCGCCTGCCGGCAAGCGTCCCCGCCTCCGGCCGCGCAGCGATCGCCGTCAAGACCGCGATGGCCCAGGTCGGTGACGCCTACGTCTACGGCGCGGCCGGTCCGAGCGCCTGGGACTGCTCCGGCCTGACCATGGTGGCCTGGGGTGCCGCCGGCGTCGGTCTTCCGCACTCTTCCAGCGCCCAGTTCAGCTCGGGCACGCGCGTCTCGCAGGACGACTTGCAGCCTGGCGACCTGGTCTTCTACTACAGCCCGATCAGCCACGTCGGGATGTACATCGGCAACGGACTGATCGTGCACGCCGCCAACCCAGGGGCCGGGGTCAAGGTGGACAGCGTGTTCTCGATGCCTTACGTCGGCGCCGTCCGGCCGGGCTGA
- a CDS encoding Lrp/AsnC family transcriptional regulator gives MITAIVFVKADVARIPEVAEAIAALNGVSEVYSVTGQIDLIALVRVSRHEDVASVVADQLNKVPGVQATETHIAFRAYSQHDLEAAFSIGLD, from the coding sequence ATGATCACCGCCATCGTCTTCGTCAAGGCCGACGTGGCCCGCATCCCCGAGGTCGCTGAGGCGATCGCCGCCCTCAACGGGGTGAGCGAGGTCTACTCGGTCACCGGGCAGATCGACCTGATCGCCCTGGTCCGGGTGAGCCGGCACGAGGACGTGGCCTCCGTGGTCGCCGACCAGCTCAACAAGGTGCCAGGGGTGCAGGCGACCGAGACGCACATCGCGTTCCGCGCCTACTCCCAGCACGACTTGGAGGCGGCGTTCTCGATCGGTCTGGACTAG
- a CDS encoding Flp family type IVb pilin, whose protein sequence is MIQYLTILLEAKKSKMDERGASAVEYGLLVAGIAAIIVIAVFAFGGLVSGIFNDTSKAISNKGGTN, encoded by the coding sequence ATGATTCAGTACCTCACCATCCTGCTCGAGGCCAAGAAGTCCAAGATGGACGAGCGCGGCGCCTCCGCCGTCGAGTACGGCCTGCTGGTCGCCGGCATCGCCGCCATCATCGTGATCGCCGTCTTCGCGTTCGGTGGCCTGGTGTCGGGCATCTTCAATGACACCTCCAAGGCCATCAGCAACAAGGGTGGCACCAACTGA
- a CDS encoding DEDD exonuclease domain-containing protein → MSSPALDRTARWETQRGFDELGRPLRDLTFTVVDLETTGGSAAGGSMITEIGAVKVRGGEVIGEFQTLVNPHAEIPPFIAVLTGITNSMVADSPSIDSALPAFLEFAAGSVLVAHNAPFDVGFLQHFARLQDRPWPRFEVLDTAKIARRVVTRDETPNCKLSSLARLFGSATTPNHRALADARATVDVLHGLLERLGSLGVHTLEELQTFSAKVSSAQRRKRHLAESLPRSPGVYLFRDDSARVLYIGTSRDLRTRVRTYFTASETRSRMGEMVALATSVTGIECATPLEAEVRELRLIAEHKPRYNRRSRFPEKAHFLKLTREPWPRLSLVRKVLDDQADYVGPFSSRRVAEKCLEALHDVFPVRQCSGRLPAAPSRSACALAEMKRCLAPCDGSVDSPTYAVLVDQLRETLVRRPDPVVSRITERMEALAADERFEEAAAHRDRLAAFVRSAARTQRLSALTRCPEVVAGRREDDGRWAVHVVRHGRLAAAGVIPASANAHQFVDELRSSAETVVGGPGPVPAASAEETERILRWLEKPGVRLIDVQGEWSCPLAGAGRHMALHDAVAHSRLSLVPFDEQRLPSPVHQPAR, encoded by the coding sequence ATGAGCAGCCCCGCCCTCGACCGGACCGCCCGATGGGAGACCCAGCGGGGCTTCGACGAGCTGGGCCGACCGCTGCGCGACCTGACCTTCACGGTGGTCGACCTCGAGACCACCGGAGGGTCCGCCGCCGGGGGGTCCATGATCACCGAGATCGGGGCGGTCAAGGTCCGCGGGGGCGAGGTGATCGGCGAGTTCCAGACCCTGGTCAACCCGCACGCCGAGATCCCACCCTTCATCGCGGTCCTGACCGGGATCACCAACTCGATGGTGGCCGACTCCCCCTCGATCGACTCCGCTCTGCCTGCGTTCCTCGAGTTCGCCGCGGGGTCGGTGCTGGTAGCCCACAACGCGCCGTTCGACGTCGGGTTCCTCCAGCACTTCGCCAGGCTCCAGGACCGGCCCTGGCCACGGTTCGAGGTCCTCGACACCGCCAAGATCGCGCGCCGGGTCGTCACCCGCGACGAGACCCCCAACTGCAAGCTGTCCAGCCTCGCCCGGCTCTTCGGCTCCGCCACGACGCCCAACCACCGCGCTCTGGCCGATGCCCGGGCGACCGTCGACGTGCTGCACGGGCTGCTCGAGCGGCTGGGGAGCCTGGGCGTGCACACCCTGGAGGAGCTGCAGACGTTCAGCGCCAAGGTCAGCTCGGCCCAGCGCCGCAAGCGACACCTGGCCGAGTCCCTGCCCCGCTCCCCCGGTGTCTACCTCTTCCGCGACGACAGCGCCCGGGTGCTCTACATCGGTACCTCGCGCGACCTGCGTACCCGGGTGCGCACCTACTTCACCGCCTCCGAGACCCGGTCCCGGATGGGTGAGATGGTGGCGCTGGCGACCAGCGTCACCGGCATCGAGTGCGCCACCCCACTCGAGGCGGAGGTCCGCGAGCTCCGCCTGATCGCGGAGCACAAGCCGCGTTACAACCGGCGCTCCCGCTTCCCCGAGAAGGCACACTTCCTCAAGCTCACCCGCGAGCCCTGGCCGCGCCTCTCCCTGGTCCGCAAGGTGCTCGACGACCAGGCTGACTACGTGGGCCCGTTCTCCTCCCGCCGGGTTGCCGAGAAGTGCCTGGAGGCGCTGCACGATGTCTTCCCCGTCAGGCAGTGCAGCGGCCGGCTGCCCGCAGCCCCGTCCCGCTCGGCCTGCGCGCTGGCGGAGATGAAGCGCTGTCTCGCGCCGTGCGACGGCTCCGTCGACTCCCCCACCTACGCCGTCCTCGTCGACCAGTTGCGCGAGACCCTGGTCCGCCGTCCCGACCCCGTGGTCTCACGGATCACCGAACGGATGGAGGCGCTGGCCGCCGACGAACGGTTCGAGGAAGCGGCGGCCCACCGGGACCGGTTGGCCGCGTTCGTCCGTTCCGCTGCCCGCACCCAGCGGCTCTCGGCCCTGACCCGGTGCCCGGAGGTGGTGGCGGGTCGCCGGGAGGACGACGGCCGCTGGGCGGTCCACGTCGTGCGGCACGGCCGACTCGCGGCCGCTGGTGTGATCCCAGCCAGCGCGAATGCTCACCAGTTTGTCGACGAGCTGCGCTCGAGCGCCGAGACCGTGGTCGGAGGGCCCGGACCGGTGCCGGCTGCCAGCGCCGAGGAGACCGAGCGCATCCTGCGGTGGCTGGAGAAGCCGGGGGTCCGCCTGATCGACGTGCAGGGTGAATGGTCCTGTCCGCTGGCCGGCGCCGGTCGGCACATGGCCCTGCACGACGCGGTCGCCCACTCACGACTCTCGCTGGTCCCCTTCGACGAGCAGCGTCTCCCCTCGCCGGTGCACCAGCCGGCTCGATAG
- a CDS encoding glycosyltransferase family 2 protein has protein sequence MSSRWPLHHVSVVIPVHQGEETLPSLVSELAPLTQEFSTPDGHLARVTEVLLVHDCGPDRSDSCIRRLSEELPWVRPVWLSRNFGQHAATLAGISSSGGDWVVTLDEDGQHDPRDIGRMLDVALAAQADLVYASPTNEPPHGWARNTASRSAKRLARALSSHGNPEHFHSYRLILGDVARSVAAYAGSGVYLDVALSWVARRVTTADVEVRTEGRASSGYRTRSLLSHYWRLILTAGVRPLRIVSLSGFVVAVTGVLLSMYIVVGRIMGNIPIAGWASVVVILLVTSGITMLALGVVAEYVGIAVNMAMGRPLYLIVSDRHTGPLQGRSAVLGVAAPVEGAPPSLRTVP, from the coding sequence GTGTCTTCCCGATGGCCTCTCCATCACGTCTCGGTGGTGATCCCCGTCCACCAGGGCGAGGAGACGCTGCCGTCCCTGGTGTCCGAGCTGGCCCCGCTGACCCAGGAGTTCAGCACGCCTGACGGCCACCTGGCGCGGGTCACCGAGGTCCTGCTGGTGCACGACTGCGGACCCGACCGGTCGGACAGCTGCATCCGTCGGCTCAGCGAGGAGCTCCCGTGGGTCCGCCCCGTGTGGCTGAGCCGTAACTTCGGCCAGCACGCCGCGACCTTGGCGGGGATCTCCTCATCGGGGGGCGACTGGGTGGTCACCCTGGACGAGGACGGTCAGCACGACCCCCGGGACATCGGCCGCATGCTGGACGTGGCTCTGGCGGCCCAGGCCGACCTTGTCTACGCGAGCCCCACGAACGAGCCCCCGCACGGCTGGGCGCGGAACACCGCGTCGCGCAGCGCGAAGAGGCTCGCCCGGGCCCTGAGCAGCCACGGGAACCCCGAGCACTTCCACTCCTACCGGTTGATCCTCGGGGACGTGGCCCGATCGGTCGCGGCCTACGCCGGATCGGGCGTCTACCTCGACGTCGCGCTCAGCTGGGTGGCCCGGCGGGTGACGACGGCCGACGTCGAGGTGCGCACCGAGGGCCGGGCGTCGTCCGGGTACCGCACCCGCTCGCTGCTGTCCCACTACTGGCGTCTCATCCTCACCGCGGGCGTACGACCGCTGCGCATCGTGAGCCTGTCCGGCTTCGTCGTCGCGGTCACCGGCGTGCTGCTGTCGATGTACATCGTCGTCGGCCGCATCATGGGGAACATCCCGATCGCGGGATGGGCGTCCGTCGTGGTCATCCTGCTCGTCACCTCTGGCATCACCATGCTCGCACTGGGGGTGGTGGCCGAGTACGTCGGCATCGCGGTGAACATGGCAATGGGGCGACCGTTGTACCTCATCGTCTCCGACCGGCACACCGGCCCGCTCCAGGGGCGGTCAGCGGTCCTGGGCGTCGCCGCCCCGGTCGAGGGAGCGCCGCCGTCCCTGCGGACCGTCCCGTGA